The stretch of DNA ACCAGAAAAGTACAAGTCTGTTCATCGGATCCGTGTAAGTAAAGCTGTGGATATTTTTAAAGGGCTTTCTTGAAAGATTCAGTTCATGTAGCAAGGTTTGTTACTGAAATTCAGTTACCTGTTTTGTGCTTCAGTTAACTTGAAGACAAgacagtggggggaaaaaaacttctgaTGGGCTGCTCATAACATTTGAGGTCTTTGAATTTTAAAGTATAGCAGGTTTAATGTAGATTTTCCCCTGTCTTGCATGTGTCCTTTGTGTCAGCATAGCAGgatacagaaaaattatttccgTCGCAATAGTAAGAAAATAGGCCAACTGTGGCTATGTGTAAGCACTGTAGATGACCACGAGTTTGTGTGGATAGCTAGGGTATCTTAGTCTTTTATTTCTGGAGCAACGTTgatgtttgagtttttttctgagatcaGCAGCTACTTCACTTCCACAGGGTTAGTGTTTGATTTCCCTTTGTCTTTCCAAGGTAACTGATCGAAATACAGCAATTGATTTCCTTGAAAACTTGGTTCtagttaattttaaagaagAGGTGAAGCTTCACTCTGCACACATGTACATGTTGTGTCTAAGGGGATAGCTGGGTGCGTGGCCATAGTATTCCTGAAACTTTCTTGGCATACATGTGCCTGATAAAGGAATTGGCAGAAGTGTAATAGTGCTACCTTTGTTGCACTTTCTGTGTATTATTATTGTAACAAAATACAGGAACATGAGAAACTGGgaaggtcagtgaagaagttgttcaaagcattttatttctgatattttactTGTCTTACCTATATAGGGATATGATTGTGAAGTTACTCTCATTGGTCAAAAgctaaaccttttttttctaatgtctGTGTTGAGtagcaaagaacaaaatttcCTAAGTAAATTTGTAACTGTTATTGCATCTTAATTTCTAATGCTGCAAGGTCCATCAGCTGAAAACACAACTTGTACAGGTGCAGAAGTACTCAGTTTCTTGTTTCTCCTCCCACTTCTACTCAAtcctagaaaaaaacaaaaatacaaactcccccaccaccacccctgaaATCCCAAAGCTTTGAGTTGTTCAAAGGTGACAAAAGTGCAGCTTTGATGTATAggctgaagaaattatttttctgcagtattgAATCTTATCCTCCCAGATCTGCATTGCAGACCGTCTGTGGATGCTTTTGTAACTACTGATGGAATAGAGACATCTCTTCTATTTGTGATTACCAGGGGAGACCAAGTAAATGACTAGGTATATGAATTGCTCACTAaggtaaaggaaagaaatactgtgACACTTTTTAGTCTCGAGTTCAGCTGTTCCGTTAACACATTTCCTTAATGCTAGGTCTCATTTGCATCTTCTAGCCAGTAACTTTCTTCTGCtgaacattttccttccttccctgtgcCCCCTCCATGAAGCCTAGCTGTGCGTTTCCTGTCTGCCATGGCACTGAAGAGCGCTGCAGGCTAGTGCTCAACTATGTCCTGGAGGTAAGTTTACAGTCAACTTTCTAGTGATATTTCACCTAGTACCCAATTCTTGATGTATTCTGTATTTCCTAAATGTTGCTTTCAAGGTGACTTAAATTACTTCTTCTTTTTGCAGGGCTTGAAGTCTGTTGACAGCAGTGTTAAAAAAGAGGGtgaccttcctgcagctgaTCCCAGCACTCCAATCCCATTGAAATATGAAGATGAATCCACCAGTGGTGGTCCCGAGTGTCTGGAAAAACAGATGGCATTATTTTTGGACAAAAGTAAGTTGTATTGTTGTGCAAATAAGACCTTTTCAGTGCCAGCACAAACTGCTGCTACTTTATTTTGATTGTCAAAACAGTGTACTTACGAGTCACTAATTACACTACTGCCTAAGTAAAAGTAATATATTGAAAATTGAGGAACAGTCTGTTCccttttaaatatgaaaagaatAGGTCATTTGGGATATTTTGCATATCAAAGCAATTATATTAGTAAACTCATAATTTACGGGACCGTATTTAGATGTAGTTTGCAGATGACTTCCATAAGGACTTAGTATTTTGGGGTTTGATACATGGAGCATGACAAATTGCAtgggttgtttttaaaatagtctttAGTTGTGGGGTTTTCGTGACTTCTCACTTCTGGCAGGTTTTTCTCCTACATTGTTTGCTGCTGAATTGCATATCAAATATTAActaggattttgttttctatctTGTACATCTACAGTTGTGGAAGGAAGCAGCAAGTAAAagatgggggtttttttgcttaaatactCGAAATACAGAAGTCTCAGACTATAGTCTGTCTACTTACTTTTTCTCTGGATTACCATAAAAGGGTAGAAGAAGAAAGACTCTCCTGAAATTAGAGTTCTCTGCAGGGTGAGAAGCCCTACAAGCACAACCCAGGAAGAAATTTGTCTTGCATGTTCGTacaattctttcttctttcctttttccttgcttcCCCCTTCAAAAATCTCTAAATAATAAGCAAGTTCCGTTTTGAGGTACTAGTTTGTGTTCTCATATTTCTCTTCCAATTTCATGATTCTCTTGAATGTCAGTGATCTGGACATGTACACATACTTCCTAGTTTTTATCACATACAAGACCAAGGAGTTTAGCACCTCCATCAGAAAGTTACATTGTGCCCAGCTTGCATAAATCATGTGCAGTACTGCTAATACAGACTGTGAGACTAACTGTTACCAAGATCTACGGAGAAATTCCACCTAGGGCAGCTCAGCAAGAACAGTGGGCGGATTTCAGCTCTCCTGCAGTCAGgctctgttttctgccttcaggATTTGGAACTGGTAACATGTTGCAGCTCTTGCCAGCTGGCAAGGAGAATGTCCAGGttaactttttctgtttagaaacaAGTGTTTcctgggggaggtgggagctGAATATTGTACAGATCTCAgaataaaccaaaccaaaaaaccaccaaccacccccccaccccccgccaaaaaaaacccaacttaaTTTCTGGATCTGTGCTGGAGTTCTTCCCTGAAGTAGCAATGGTGTTGCTTGTTTAGGTCGTAAGGATTGAATTCAAcctagagaaaaatatttcaaacataaGGGGGAAacttctgcttctccagcatgtgggtttattttctgtgatgcAGATGATATAGTTTCTTTGCTACATGTGTATGTTTACATATGTATAGAAAGGGTAAGTGCTCTTAATTCTTGAATTTTGAGCTTGGAGAACTACTTCTGAATGGTATATGGACACAGTATGTGTGCATTCTATGTCTTTAACTGCATGAGGTGTTGACGTATTAGATTTGGTTTTCTTATAAACACGTAGTTCTAGAACTTACTAAAGAGAGTGGCCTTGCAGGTCAGGCCTTATATGTCCACCTGTGAGCAAGAGACTCATTTCTGCATGCAGATACTGTCAGGACAAAATTCTGTCCTTTGGTATGTCTAAAGCCAAGTCACCTGTTCTTTCTGGTTCCATAACCGAACCCTGCAGCACTGAAGGAACCTTCATATTCTTATGTTGAGGATGTCTTGGAATGAGCGCGAGACAGACATTGgttttccttgcagaaaggACCGGGTTATCCAGTTCCTTTTGTGCTGGAAGCTAAACTTGCAAATGGAGGCTTTCTCACTTTGAGACTGTTCATACAGAAACAGAGCATGTATTGCAAGGATTTGGCAGAGAACGTGACACGTTATGCCCATggctttcttgttcttttctacTGCTGTCTAATGGAATAGTCTTGGTTGTTgcatctgtatttcaaaaatgGTTTAAAGTTTGAGAGGGTAGCTGCATTGGCTCTGTGCTCACTATGTTTGAGCATCCTGCTACCAGTGGACTACATGGAAAAGTTCAAAGTATTGGGTCcattttgcagatgaaaaatgtAGTGGCAGACAAGTTGGCATAACTCTGCTTGTGCAGAGCTGTACTAAGGCAATTTGCATTCTGTCTGAATGCTGATGAATTATGTTCAACCTCTAACATATGTTATGGAGATGAGATTTACTAATGAGGTTCTGTTGCATTACAGTGGGCTCATTTCAGAAGGGTAAGCATTCCAGTCAGTCAGGAATGATTCCTGGATCGTGGCAATATAAAATGAAACTCCAGCTCATTCTGAAATCATCGAAGGCTTATTATGTCCTATCTGATGCTGCTGTGATTCTACAGAAATACGGGAGAGCGTTACGATACATCAAGCTGGCTTTACAGTGCCATGGTAAGTTGCTTGAATGTGTTTTGTCATCTGCACCATTGCCTGTAGATACCTTTCACGATATCAAATAATTCTCATGTGCATGATTTATCCTAGTGGTGCGCAGTGACAAGTCTGACAACTGTGCGTTTAGTTAACTAAGTGTCTAGCTCCTTATTCGGGAGGGAAGTCTGTAGTAAGAAGAACTCTTGTCTCCCTTTGGTAGAAAGGTGTTCCCATGTTGACAGACTGGGCATATCTGGAGCTTCAGAAGACTTGAAGTTGGGAAAGTTGTTCTGGTGCCAAGACCAAGATAATATTCTGTGGTCGAAGTGCTATCGCTGCAGGCAGATGCTTTTTTGCTGGAAGTGCCTGGTGGTTCCTGTTTCATTTAGATATATTCCCAACTCTCAAAAATACCAAACTTGTTCATCAGCTGAATTGGATACTcctctaaaatgaaatatattttcaaatattactGAGGAAAACGAAGAAAGTAAAATCAGGCTGTTTAGAGTATTACTACCATAATGAGAGTAACTAGTTGGAAAATGCTATTAGCTTAGTACTATAGTGCTGCTATTTTGCTTCCATGTTTGTAGGGCTTGGGGCAGGAGGAGTCTTATAAAGCAAGAGTCTTGATCTTAAGATGAAGAATCAATATGCTTATCAATAACTCAAAGcattcttcagttttcagtcttttaaagaCTTGAGAATCAATTTTAAGCTGTACCTTTTGGAAATGAATTTTTCAGGCTATAACTCATTTGAGTTAATCTGTAGAAAGTCAGTTTTCCTTTAGTCAAATATGAGATTAGCATTTGTAATTATCAAATTCACTGTTCATCTTGGACAACATAGTTGCTCTTTCGAAACTGTCAGCTGGGTAGAGCAGCTGTAACTTTAAAATAGGCTAATTTTTCTTAGCAGAAAGTATGTTGTCTGCATACAGAGAATAAGTGTGACAGGTAACATCAAAACCAATTATATTGTCAGTCTGTGTCAAACCTTTTgacatttaattctttttttttttgtcccctccCTCAtccatgggatttttttttttctaatagatACCTACTGTTGTCTCTGTGCCAGCATGCTTCCTGAAGTATTAGTATTTCTTTGTCAGTGTTTAACCCTTTGTGGAGATATCCAATTAATGCTTGCTCAAAATGCAAACAACAGAGCAGCATATCTTGAAGAATATAATTACCAGACAAAAGAAGATCAGGAAATACTACACAGTCTTCATAGAGAATCCAGGTGCCAAGGTATGATACTGTTACAAGATAACTGCTGTAATTTGGTTATGTGACAGACATAAGTAATTGCATTATGCTTCCTCAAAAGCATGCACTAGCAACGTTTCTGGAGGAGGGTTTATTATGCTTCAGTTCAGTTCCCTTCAGAGAAAGCTTACCGTGCCTGTCACACGTAAGGAGGCTGTCAGTATGACATGCCTGAAGCTGTAAAATAACTAAATTTAGATACTAACTGTTTAAGTAATGGGTAAATTTTACTTACCTGTAGAAACTGTGGGATCATTCTGACATGGGTCTTATATTTGGTTATCTTTTAGGGAATTTTCTTCTAGACTATCACAGGTTTAAGTTTATTTGGAAATACTATTTGACATGCaggctttttggtttgttttgtagCATTTGCCTGGGCTACGGACTTGTCTACGGACTTGGAATGCCAACTTTCCGTCAGCTGTAAATGTTATGAAGCAGCTTatgaaattttacttttcagcaatttaaaaaaccaaaatccagaGCAGCATATACAGGTACTAAAGAGGATGGGCAATATCAGGAACGAGATTGGAGTGTTTTACATGAaccaggctgctgcagtgcagactGAGAGAGTGGGCAAGtactcttcccccctcccccccccccttcttacTATTTCATGGAACTGCAAAAACAATCATGTTCACTGGTTGTGCTGGAAGTCTTGTCTATTTCtaattataaagaaaacatttaaagaacTCTGTAGGAAGTACACAATATCAATTAcaaaaaattaactttcatgtccattgtaaatatttttctacagtaGGTTACTGTGACTTGTAAATTAAGTCTAAACTGAATGATGAGATCTATAGCTTTGGAGAAGTTCCTTTACAGTGGGTAGAACACCTTCAAAAAACAGGACAGCAACTTTCAACCAACTTTGTTATAAAAGGGAGGGCATGTTGCTTTCTTGATATTCAGTTAAACCCAGCATGGCATTAACAACTGTAAGATTAATTTAAACATAAGAATAGTTTCGGTAAAGCCAAAAGAATTCTTTGGCTGACAAGTAAATCCTTGGAAAGTTTTCTTCCGGTTtatttttggtggggtttttttgaggaaatAGAGGTTACCTAAGCTGCTTTGCACAGTAAAGTATTTGgtagatttttggttttgaaagcaaagcCAATAGTGTCTACAAATAAGAGTTAAATAAACTAGAACAAATTAGAAGCTGGTGGTTCAGTTTAAACAGCTCCAGTCTCCCAAATACTAGCTGTTTTCTGAGACCTTTGTCCAGTTAGTATTTGAAAGATTTTGTGTTGGACTtcaattttgtaatttttcatcaTCTCTGTGTTTTAGTAGAACTGCCATTTAGCTGAAGTAGCTGAAATACTGGATTTCACTTGTCTGTAAAAGACACTTTTTACTTGTTTCGTATTTCACTACACTTCATACATACTTTTTTCATACTTGTAAGTTTATAAAGCAACTGCAATACCCTGAATAttactacaggaaaaaaaaattagctgttTTATCCTGCTTATTTCCCCTGGGTTTTATGTCGTGTTACCACAGTTCTTTAAGTGTAATAGTGCACTTTGGGCATTAGTTTTCTTATGTTTGAGTTTTTCTTAAGAGTAGTTTCCCAGAACTGGGTTTTCAGAATCATTTACTACCCTTAAATTCTAAAAGGTCATCTATGAGAAAAAGAACATAGTGGAAATGTTTGTTCAGTATCTTTAAAGAACTTGGGTGAGACTGTAAGCCTTGTGTCTTAACCCTAGTGAGTAAAAACGTATCGACGACAGAACAGCAACTCTGGAAGAAAAGCTTCTCTTGCTTTGAAGAAGGAATTCAGAATTTTGAGTCAATTGATGATGCAACCaatgctgctcttctgctgtgcAACACAGGAAGGCTGATGCGAATCTGTGCTCAAGCCCACTGTGCAACTGAAGGTGACTTCAAAAGAGAGTTTTCCCCAGAAGAGGCCCTTTATTATAATAAGGTAACATCATACTATTTTTAGAATGTCCAATACCCTAATTTGTCTTTTACTGTAGAATATGTGCAAATATCTTTGTAAATATCTGTAAGCCTTGATGTAATAATTTGAGATACCTCTTCTGCTTTCGTATTGCCTTAATCGGTGTTCTGTAGGCTTCAGTATTGTTGGTTTAATTCCATTGCCCTGAAATAGCGCCGTTCAGATCCTGGTGTTTAACGGACTGTAGTACCGTGCACAAGGGAGACGGAAATGCCTGTTCCGGATTCAAGTTAGGACCAAAATGgttgtaaagaaaatgaagaacgCTCAGATAGGTGTTTTGGAATGCTTCCTTGAGAATGAGTGTAAGGAAACTAATTACTAGCTGCTGTAAATACAGGCAGTAATAAGTATGTGTATTATTTTGTCATCTGCAGGCTATTGATTACTACCTGAAGGCATTAAGATCACTAGGTAAGAGAGACGTGCATCCAGCTGTGTGGGATTCTGTGAACTGGGAGCTGTCTACTACATATTTCACTATGGCAACTCTACAGCAGGATTATGCTCCGTTATCTAGGAAGGCTCAGGAACAGGTAATACAGAGCGTTTGTGGCAACatctgaaaaaattactttcttcctggaaaactgaacagtgaaaaaaattgatACTGGAATAACTTCCAAATGTTTATTGGATTCAAAAACTTTCGTGAAgtatttcttggaaaacagaaaacatttagtgacttgcctttttttaaagttttgcttaATGAAAAGTGTGTGTCACAAACAGATTTAACTCTTACACTTGCACATAGTTGTGTTCTAGTTTCAGAGTAGCCACACTACATCTTATTGGTTTGTTTCATAGATAGAGAAGGAAGTTAGTGAAGCCATGATGAAATCCCTGAAATACTGCGATGTTGATACGGTGTCTGCACGACAGCCTCTCTGCCAGTATCGGGCTGCAACCATCCACCACAGGCTTGCTTCAATGTACCACAGTTGCCTGAGAAACCAGGTATTAGtaaaaactgtttaatttttctgcataGCTTCCACACGTAACATGTCCGTGTGCATGGAGGTTGATATGTATTCTTCTACCTGTAGTTgggatatatttatttacatgattTAACCAAAGAAATTTGAGATGCTTGATTTGCAAATCATTGTGAaatataatgttatttttaagtgtaGTCTTTCCTTCACAGAATGTATTGACCTTTATGGTTCTGTCTATTCTAAGTAGTTCCATGCTCTCATAACAGAAGCCATTgatgataaatattttctttggtttggttttgtgtccAGGCCACTCTTCTGATATGCAAGCAACCAGCATTCTGCTAGAACTTTAGCACAGAATTTATTAAAGTCTTAGAAAGCAACATGCAAATCTGcactgattttttatttatttattttttaacccttttttaACCCCAAAGTAGTATTCTTTATGGCTGACTTAGTTCTACTTGGTGTGAATTTGTTAGCATTAGCTATGAAATTACAATAACTTCAAAGATGGCGTGCTGGTGATGTGTTCTAGAACTGTGCAGCCATTCATATAAACCGTGATGCAGTGAGGTGAGGAATGATTGTGGACACCTTGTGTACCAACCTAcacaggtggtttttttcctaacgGTTATCTCATGAACATACAAACTGTCTGGGATTTATTATGTACCCTAATTTGAGTGCAGGTTGGTGATGAACACTTGAGGAAGCAACACCGTGTACTTGCTGATCTTCATTACAGTAAAGCAGTACGACTTTTCCAACTCTTGAAGGATGCACCCTGCGAGTTCCTTCGTGTGCAGCTGGAAAGGGTGGCATTTGCAGAATTCCAGATGGCGAGTAAGTCTGGCTTTGTCTTACTACAACAGCTTTTCAAACAACCATTAGctcttaaatttcatttttagataACTGTGTATATGAGAGCAGGACTAATCTGCTCCTTGGAATAGAGTTTTCAAgagagaagagattttttttttttttatcttactAGTTTTCTGTTAACTAGAACAGTACACACTTTTGTTGTGGGAACTGTTTAATTGGGATGGAAGAAAGTGCAATCTGTAACATAACCCATTTGTGTCatgtttaccttttttttttttttaattttattttttatttttttaggtcagaacagcagtgctgggaaatTAAAGACTTTGTTTGGGGCCCTAGATATAATGGCAAAAACCAAAGGTGCATTCCAGCTCATCAGAAAGGAGCTTGTGGCAGAAAGTGAACAGGTAAACAGAAGTCAAGTGGTGTGATTCTTTGCTCCCTTGTCTCTCTTGCATTCCTGTAAAACCGTTATTTGGCAATTAAGATACTGCTTGGTCGCTTTTCAGTAGAGCTAGTTGCTTAAATAGCATGGGCAGGCTTTGAGCCTATTGCAATTCTTGTCTAGCCTTTAAGTggaagcagattaaaaaaaaaaattgctctagAACATAATTTGGAGATGGATTAAAACGTGTATTGCTTGAGTGAGTGAATGGGGTTCTGTGCAACTCTGTTATCCCTTAAAAGATCCCTTATCTGTTAGAAGTAGTCTTAAAGAACTTAATGTATATAAACGGGAATTCTCTCTATAAAGTATATTGAACTATTAAAATGTGGAAGGTTATCTGTAGCTAGTGTTAATAGGTTCGTGATGCCTCGATAATTACTTGCAATATATGCTGACCTGGTGTTCATCCCTTGCTAGCAATTTGAGCAACAGATTGAGCAGTCAGGTCCATAATTTCCTGATATTTTTATAACTGAATACTCCAATGGACAACATAAGCAGTCGGTGTAACTTGTGTGCAGCGTAGATCTGAGCTAACTACTGAAGCCTCATAAAGAGGGTGTCATAGCAGTTGGGGTGTCGGTACCACTTCTGTAAAGAGTAAGCTAACCTGCAAGTGCAGTTGTCTGACTTGATTGAACTGTGTTTAAACGGTGGAGTTCAGTGAAATGgtgtggcttttctttctttttctgtagatgA from Falco biarmicus isolate bFalBia1 chromosome 9, bFalBia1.pri, whole genome shotgun sequence encodes:
- the EDRF1 gene encoding erythroid differentiation-related factor 1 isoform X3; translated protein: MVMELLSLFLPLQNSTRRVLFQGSVPLEPSYIVGHVASAPKEQNLTTLFNDGENSQGLKNDFVRNILWTFEDIHMLVGSNMPIFGGGRYPAVSLRLRDNNKPINVLTGIDYWLDNLICNVPELVMCFHVNGIVQKYEMIKTEDIPNLENSNFSTKVIKDIAQNILSFLKSNCTKEGHTYWLFKASGSDIVKLYDLTTLCEETEDKYQNPFTMPVAILLYKVACNMMLKKNQNKKHYGTIRTLLLNCLKLLDNGRHPQIIASANYMLSELFQLDEPKKEDGTDFPISGNSDESYSEEEEEMPDSDENGSYSNSSDPPDDNKAVAVIKSVGELSVPEKYKSVHRIRPSCAFPVCHGTEERCRLVLNYVLEGLKSVDSSVKKEGDLPAADPSTPIPLKYEDESTSGGPECLEKQMALFLDKMGSFQKGKHSSQSGMIPGSWQYKMKLQLILKSSKAYYVLSDAAVILQKYGRALRYIKLALQCHDTYCCLCASMLPEVLVFLCQCLTLCGDIQLMLAQNANNRAAYLEEYNYQTKEDQEILHSLHRESRCQAFAWATDLSTDLECQLSVSCKCYEAAYEILLFSNLKNQNPEQHIQVLKRMGNIRNEIGVFYMNQAAAVQTERVGNKNVSTTEQQLWKKSFSCFEEGIQNFESIDDATNAALLLCNTGRLMRICAQAHCATEGDFKREFSPEEALYYNKAIDYYLKALRSLGKRDVHPAVWDSVNWELSTTYFTMATLQQDYAPLSRKAQEQIEKEVSEAMMKSLKYCDVDTVSARQPLCQYRAATIHHRLASMYHSCLRNQVGDEHLRKQHRVLADLHYSKAVRLFQLLKDAPCEFLRVQLERVAFAEFQMASQNSSAGKLKTLFGALDIMAKTKGAFQLIRKELVAESEQMSENKSTAENVSPNDSSAGLNKEEVLKLLGIFESRMSFLLLQSIKLLTATKKKIGGINEEEVVLKTNKQVYSLLLRATANKSMTLLERIEVIVNLLEQLAQNAEGSNGGVQ